In the bacterium genome, one interval contains:
- the dnaA gene encoding chromosomal replication initiator protein DnaA produces MEALWSTALPALRQHMGERNFAAWIEPITCRMVDGELRLEVPSRFFQSWVTRHFLPTIHDTLSSLAGAPCTVRVVVAAEGNGVPRPAPDAPAPEPTVPARPARVANIGRLIPSYTFESFVVGPSNDVAFRTAQAVSEAPGVRYNPMFLHGGVGLGKTHLINAIGHEILRRRARARVAVLSSESFMNTLIAALRKDQMNAFREKFRQVDALILDDVQFLAGKERTQEEFFHTFNALHEAQKQIVLTSDKAPADIRGLEQRLRSRFEGGLMAEIHPPTREMRAAILRAKSRAQQVELSDQVLELFVQRGGNSVRELEGALNRALALALVRGTGVTTEVALAALGPYARVRSVSVETVQEMVSDRFGVTIADLVSHRREREVSYPRQIAMYLSRTVAEASFPTIAEKFGGRDHTTVMYAVKTIETRRARDLGVDQLLSGFEGALRDR; encoded by the coding sequence ATGGAGGCACTGTGGTCTACGGCACTGCCGGCGCTGCGGCAGCACATGGGAGAGCGCAACTTCGCGGCCTGGATCGAGCCAATCACGTGTCGCATGGTGGACGGCGAGCTTCGGCTCGAGGTGCCGAGTCGCTTCTTCCAGTCGTGGGTGACGCGACACTTCCTGCCGACGATCCATGACACGTTGAGCAGCTTGGCCGGCGCACCGTGCACGGTGCGCGTCGTGGTGGCGGCGGAGGGGAACGGGGTGCCGCGGCCCGCGCCCGACGCGCCGGCACCGGAACCAACGGTGCCGGCGCGGCCCGCGCGCGTCGCCAACATCGGCCGCCTGATTCCCAGCTACACCTTCGAGTCCTTCGTCGTCGGTCCGTCGAACGACGTCGCGTTCCGCACCGCGCAGGCGGTGAGCGAGGCGCCCGGCGTGCGCTACAATCCGATGTTCCTGCACGGCGGGGTGGGGCTCGGCAAGACGCATCTGATCAACGCCATCGGGCACGAGATCCTGCGCCGCCGGGCGCGCGCCCGGGTCGCCGTGCTGTCGTCCGAATCCTTCATGAACACGTTGATCGCGGCGCTGCGCAAGGACCAGATGAACGCGTTCCGCGAGAAGTTCCGGCAGGTCGACGCGCTGATCCTCGACGACGTCCAGTTCCTCGCCGGCAAGGAGCGGACGCAGGAGGAGTTCTTCCACACCTTCAACGCCCTGCACGAGGCGCAGAAGCAGATCGTGCTGACCTCGGACAAGGCGCCGGCCGACATTCGCGGTCTCGAGCAGCGGCTGCGCAGCCGCTTCGAGGGCGGCCTGATGGCGGAGATCCATCCGCCGACGCGGGAGATGCGGGCGGCGATCCTGCGCGCCAAGTCGCGCGCCCAGCAGGTGGAGCTGAGCGACCAGGTGCTCGAGCTGTTCGTGCAGCGCGGCGGCAACAGCGTGCGCGAGCTCGAGGGGGCGCTGAATCGCGCCCTGGCGCTGGCGTTGGTGCGCGGCACCGGCGTGACCACCGAGGTGGCGCTGGCGGCGCTGGGACCGTACGCGCGGGTGCGGTCGGTGTCGGTGGAGACGGTGCAGGAGATGGTGAGCGACCGCTTCGGGGTCACCATCGCCGACCTGGTCTCGCACCGGCGCGAACGCGAGGTGTCGTATCCGCGGCAGATCGCGATGTACCTCAGCCGCACGGTCGCCGAGGCGTCGTTCCCCACCATCGCCGAGAAGTTCGGCGGGCGCGACCACACGACGGTGATGTACGCGGTGAAGACCATCGAGACGCGGCGGGCGCGCGACCTGGGGGTCGATCAGCTCCTCAGCGGCTTCGAGGGCGCGCTGCGCGATCGCTGA
- a CDS encoding thioredoxin domain-containing protein, with amino-acid sequence MSVKRPALVTFAIALVGLAVAVMIARTHAQLNTGLDGGCKVSAIIDCAPVLTSSFAYLFGIPVAYFALVAYGVMAGLAIAAASVASAPRRRQLANLLLLGAVGSVVVSAYLAYIAFAVLGHVCPQCTTLYVVNLLLLASTAWLISGAQGSSRDQRTWRGRLRLIGGAVAATLVILVAGVLWKGLRAPANLTADEVCQRDPEFCAQYKGLPVVSLDVPGGHVKGPADAPVTIVEFSDFECGHCKLAWEGLKQALPTYGDQVQVRFHHFPLDGTCNPAMPAGGGHKYACLAAMAAECAGAQGRFWQYQDILFEHQPMFAREDLLRYAVDLGLDRDAFVACLDSDAPRAAIRQDVASGTRLGIDSTPTLYLNGRTVRGALRGDTFGYAIVLERAAAPKRES; translated from the coding sequence ATGTCCGTCAAGCGGCCCGCTCTGGTCACGTTCGCCATCGCGCTCGTCGGTCTGGCGGTCGCCGTGATGATCGCCCGGACCCACGCCCAGCTCAACACCGGTCTGGATGGCGGGTGCAAGGTCAGCGCGATCATCGACTGCGCGCCGGTGCTGACGAGCTCGTTCGCCTACCTCTTCGGTATCCCGGTCGCCTACTTCGCGCTCGTCGCCTATGGCGTGATGGCCGGCCTGGCGATCGCCGCGGCCTCCGTCGCCAGCGCGCCGCGCCGTCGCCAGCTCGCCAACCTGCTGCTGCTCGGCGCCGTCGGCTCGGTCGTCGTCTCCGCCTATCTCGCCTACATCGCCTTCGCCGTCCTCGGCCACGTCTGCCCGCAGTGCACCACCCTCTACGTCGTGAACCTGTTGCTGCTGGCATCGACCGCATGGCTCATCAGCGGCGCGCAGGGGTCGAGCCGCGACCAGCGGACCTGGCGCGGGCGGCTGCGGCTGATCGGCGGCGCGGTCGCCGCCACCCTGGTGATCCTCGTCGCCGGCGTCCTGTGGAAGGGGCTGCGCGCCCCGGCCAACCTCACCGCCGACGAGGTCTGCCAGCGCGACCCGGAGTTCTGCGCCCAGTACAAGGGTCTGCCCGTGGTGTCGCTCGACGTGCCCGGCGGGCACGTCAAAGGGCCCGCCGACGCTCCGGTCACCATCGTCGAGTTCTCGGACTTCGAGTGCGGCCACTGCAAGCTCGCCTGGGAAGGGCTGAAGCAGGCGCTGCCGACCTACGGCGATCAGGTGCAGGTGCGCTTTCATCACTTCCCGCTCGACGGCACCTGCAACCCGGCGATGCCGGCGGGCGGCGGCCACAAGTACGCCTGCCTGGCGGCGATGGCGGCGGAGTGCGCCGGCGCCCAGGGCCGCTTCTGGCAGTACCAGGACATCCTGTTCGAACATCAACCGATGTTCGCGCGCGAGGATCTGCTGCGCTACGCCGTCGACCTCGGCCTCGATCGCGATGCGTTCGTCGCCTGCCTCGACAGCGACGCGCCGCGCGCGGCGATCCGCCAGGACGTCGCCTCCGGCACCCGGCTCGGCATCGACTCGACGCCGACGCTGTATCTGAACGGCCGCACCGTGCGCGGCGCGCTGCGCGGCGACACCTTCGGCTACGCGATCGTCCTCGAACGCGCCGCCGCGCCGAAGCGCGAGAGCTGA
- a CDS encoding glycosyltransferase family 4 protein, with protein sequence MGTVAYHQARALAATGARVRVLTPRAAAPRQAPPGVELVELPPLLARGNAACLPQVLWRLGGVDVVHLHYPFFGTAELLAARRLLGGPRLVLQYQMDVVGVHWKARLFHWHRRLLLPAILRLADAIVVTSHDYAASSFLAPALPALEAKLVAIPGGVDLAAFAPGEPPAALRARLGLPDRPTVFFLARLDRAHYFKGLHVLIEALAQIPEAALVVGGDGEWRGEYEAQARARLGERVRFVGDIGDRELPDHYRAADVLALPSIDRTEAFGLVLLEALACGTPVVASRLPGVRTLVDDGRTGFLVDPGDPIALAARLAQCLRERGALSPNAVAFARARYGWDAIAGQLLALYQRLLAGAGARQ encoded by the coding sequence ATGGGAACCGTCGCCTACCATCAGGCACGCGCCCTGGCGGCGACCGGAGCGCGGGTGCGCGTGCTCACGCCGCGCGCCGCCGCCCCGCGCCAGGCGCCGCCCGGCGTCGAGCTCGTCGAGCTGCCGCCGCTGCTGGCGCGCGGCAATGCCGCGTGTCTGCCGCAGGTGCTGTGGCGGCTCGGCGGCGTCGACGTCGTCCACCTGCACTATCCGTTTTTCGGCACCGCCGAGCTGCTGGCGGCGCGCCGCCTGCTCGGCGGTCCGCGGCTGGTGCTGCAGTACCAGATGGACGTCGTCGGCGTGCACTGGAAGGCGCGCCTCTTCCATTGGCACCGGCGCCTGCTGCTGCCGGCGATCCTGCGCCTCGCCGACGCCATCGTCGTCACCTCGCACGACTACGCCGCGTCCTCGTTCCTGGCGCCCGCCCTGCCGGCGCTCGAAGCGAAGCTGGTGGCGATCCCCGGCGGCGTCGACCTCGCCGCCTTCGCCCCCGGCGAGCCGCCGGCGGCGCTGCGCGCCCGCCTGGGCCTCCCCGATCGACCGACGGTCTTCTTCCTGGCGCGCCTCGATCGCGCCCACTACTTCAAGGGATTGCACGTCCTGATCGAGGCCCTGGCGCAGATCCCGGAGGCGGCGCTGGTGGTCGGCGGCGACGGCGAGTGGCGCGGCGAGTACGAAGCCCAGGCGCGCGCGCGCCTCGGCGAGCGGGTGCGCTTCGTCGGCGACATCGGCGACCGCGAGCTGCCCGACCACTACCGCGCCGCCGACGTGCTGGCGCTGCCGTCGATCGACCGCACCGAGGCGTTCGGGCTGGTGCTGCTCGAGGCCCTGGCCTGCGGCACGCCGGTGGTGGCCTCGCGCCTGCCCGGGGTGCGCACCCTGGTCGACGACGGCCGCACCGGCTTCCTCGTCGATCCCGGCGACCCGATCGCGCTCGCGGCACGGCTGGCGCAGTGCCTGCGTGAACGCGGCGCGCTGTCGCCAAACGCCGTCGCGTTCGCTCGCGCCCGCTACGGCTGGGACGCCATCGCCGGCCAGCTCCTGGCGCTCTATCAGCGCCTCCTCGCCGGCGCCGGAGCGCGCCAGTGA
- the wecB gene encoding UDP-N-acetylglucosamine 2-epimerase (non-hydrolyzing), whose product MSAPRPVLVVLGTRPEAIKLAPVLVALGRTATLRPRLCVTGQHREMLDQMLRLFAIAPDHDLAVMQPAQDLTELAARVLHGLRGVLAAERPAALLVEGDTTTALAAALAAFHAGVPVGHVEAGLRTGRLDQPFPEEMNRRLIAQLARWHYAPTAAAAAHLRREGIADDNILVTGNTVVDALRAIAARPLPLPPPLDDAALQGRRLLLVTGHRRESIGAGIAELCAALRLLADRYPDVLVVYPVHLNPAVADPVRAALADHPRIRLTPPLDYLGFVALLRRAHLAITDSGGVQEEAPSFAVPVLITRAATERGEALAAGTARLVGSDRQAIVAAAARLLDDPAAHAAMRARANPFGDGMAAPRIVAHLEQALRDAPPDA is encoded by the coding sequence GTGAGCGCGCCCCGTCCCGTCCTGGTGGTGCTCGGCACGCGCCCGGAGGCCATCAAGCTGGCGCCGGTGTTGGTGGCGCTGGGGCGCACGGCGACGCTGCGGCCGCGGCTGTGCGTCACCGGCCAGCATCGCGAGATGCTCGACCAGATGCTGCGCCTCTTCGCCATCGCGCCGGATCACGACCTGGCGGTGATGCAGCCGGCCCAGGATCTGACCGAGCTCGCCGCCCGCGTCCTCCACGGCCTGCGCGGCGTGCTCGCCGCCGAGCGCCCGGCGGCGCTGCTGGTCGAGGGCGACACGACGACGGCGCTGGCCGCCGCCCTCGCCGCGTTCCACGCCGGGGTGCCGGTCGGCCACGTCGAAGCCGGCCTGCGCACCGGCCGCCTCGACCAACCCTTCCCGGAGGAGATGAACCGGCGCCTGATCGCGCAGCTCGCCCGCTGGCACTACGCGCCGACGGCGGCGGCCGCCGCGCATCTGCGGCGCGAAGGCATCGCCGACGACAACATCCTGGTCACCGGCAACACCGTGGTCGACGCCCTCCGCGCCATCGCGGCGCGGCCGCTGCCGCTGCCGCCGCCGCTCGACGATGCGGCGCTGCAGGGGCGACGCCTGCTGCTGGTCACCGGCCATCGCCGCGAGAGCATCGGCGCCGGCATCGCCGAGCTCTGCGCCGCCCTGCGCCTGCTCGCCGATCGCTACCCCGACGTGCTGGTCGTCTACCCGGTGCACCTCAACCCGGCGGTCGCCGACCCGGTGCGCGCCGCGCTCGCCGATCACCCGCGTATCCGGCTGACGCCGCCGCTCGACTACCTCGGCTTCGTCGCCCTGCTGCGCCGCGCCCACCTGGCGATCACCGACTCCGGCGGCGTCCAGGAGGAGGCGCCCTCGTTCGCCGTGCCGGTGCTGATCACCCGCGCCGCCACCGAGCGCGGCGAGGCGCTCGCCGCCGGCACCGCGCGCCTGGTCGGCAGCGATCGGCAGGCGATCGTCGCCGCCGCCGCCCGTCTGCTGGACGATCCCGCCGCCCACGCGGCGATGCGGGCGCGCGCCAACCCGTTCGGCGACGGCATGGCCGCGCCGCGCATCGTCGCCCACCTCGAGCAGGCGCTGCGCGACGCGCCGCCGGACGCTTGA
- the gmd gene encoding GDP-mannose 4,6-dehydratase, whose translation MPTALITGITGQDGSYLAELLLARGYQVAGVVRRSSSENFARIEHLRQRLRLVQADLLDQLSLIEVLERVQPDEVYNLAAMSFVPTSWQQPVLTAEFDAVGVTRLLEAIRLVNPRIRMYQASSSEMFGKVREVPQNEATPFHPRSPYGVAKTYGHFITVNYRESYGLFACSGILFNHESPRRGREFVTRKISDGAARVKLGLADHLALGNLDAERDWGFAGDYVDAMWRMLQQPEPGDYVIATGEAHSVREFATLAFARAGLDWRAHVREDPALRRPAEVDQLIGDSAKARARLGWQPSVSFRELVDMMVDADLAALAGAPRAGA comes from the coding sequence GTGCCCACCGCGCTCATCACCGGGATCACCGGACAGGACGGCAGCTACCTGGCGGAGCTGCTGCTGGCGCGCGGCTACCAGGTCGCCGGCGTCGTGCGCCGCTCGAGCAGCGAGAACTTCGCCCGCATCGAGCACCTGCGCCAGCGCCTGCGCCTGGTCCAGGCCGACCTCCTCGACCAGCTCTCGCTGATCGAGGTGCTCGAGCGCGTCCAGCCGGACGAGGTGTACAACCTGGCGGCGATGTCGTTCGTGCCGACCTCCTGGCAGCAGCCGGTGCTCACCGCGGAGTTCGACGCGGTCGGCGTCACCCGGCTGCTCGAGGCGATCCGCTTGGTCAACCCGCGCATCCGCATGTACCAGGCGTCGTCGAGCGAGATGTTCGGCAAGGTGCGCGAGGTGCCGCAGAACGAGGCGACGCCGTTCCACCCGCGCAGCCCCTACGGCGTGGCGAAGACGTATGGGCATTTCATCACCGTCAACTACCGCGAGAGCTACGGCCTGTTCGCCTGCTCCGGCATCCTCTTCAACCATGAATCGCCGCGCCGTGGGCGCGAGTTCGTCACCCGCAAGATCAGCGACGGCGCGGCGCGGGTGAAGCTCGGCCTCGCCGACCACCTGGCGCTCGGCAACCTGGACGCCGAGCGCGACTGGGGCTTCGCCGGTGACTACGTGGACGCGATGTGGCGCATGTTGCAGCAACCCGAGCCGGGCGATTACGTGATCGCCACCGGCGAGGCGCACAGCGTGCGCGAGTTCGCCACCCTGGCCTTCGCCCGCGCCGGGTTGGACTGGCGCGCCCACGTGCGCGAGGACCCCGCCCTGCGACGGCCGGCCGAGGTCGACCAACTGATCGGCGACAGCGCCAAGGCGCGCGCCCGGCTGGGGTGGCAGCCGTCGGTCTCCTTCCGCGAGCTGGTGGACATGATGGTCGACGCCGACCTCGCGGCGCTGGCGGGCGCGCCGCGCGCCGGCGCCTGA
- a CDS encoding ABC transporter permease, with protein MARALWQYRSFIWGMVGREFRARYVNSLLGGLWAILQPLALILIYTVVFGRVMHARLPGSDDPFAYSLYLCAGLLPWLYFSELLQRCQTVFLDHAPLVKKVSFPRISLPVILLLSSTLNFAIIFALFVAFLVASGRFPGWPMLAFVPLLALQQAFALGLGICLGTLNVFFRDVAQAVTVALQFWFWLTPIIYTLAVLPEAAERLVRLNPLYGPIRAYQQIVLVGEWPSWSVAVVPALSALVALAAGLAVFQRLSGEMVDEI; from the coding sequence ATGGCCCGGGCGCTGTGGCAGTACCGCAGCTTCATCTGGGGCATGGTGGGGCGCGAGTTCCGCGCCCGCTACGTCAACTCGCTGCTCGGCGGGCTGTGGGCGATCCTGCAGCCGCTGGCGCTCATCCTCATCTACACGGTGGTCTTCGGGCGCGTCATGCACGCCCGCCTGCCGGGGAGCGACGATCCCTTCGCCTACAGTCTCTATCTCTGCGCCGGCCTGCTCCCCTGGCTCTACTTCAGCGAGCTCTTGCAACGCTGCCAGACCGTGTTTCTCGATCACGCCCCGCTGGTGAAGAAGGTGAGCTTCCCGCGCATCAGCCTGCCGGTGATCCTGCTGCTCTCGAGCACCCTCAACTTCGCCATCATCTTCGCTCTCTTCGTCGCGTTCCTCGTCGCCAGCGGCCGCTTCCCGGGATGGCCGATGCTGGCGTTCGTGCCGCTGCTCGCCCTGCAGCAGGCGTTCGCGCTCGGCCTCGGCATCTGCCTGGGAACGCTCAACGTCTTCTTTCGCGACGTCGCCCAGGCGGTGACCGTGGCGCTCCAGTTCTGGTTCTGGCTGACGCCCATCATCTATACCCTGGCCGTCCTCCCCGAGGCGGCGGAGCGACTGGTCCGGCTCAATCCGCTCTATGGCCCGATACGCGCCTACCAGCAGATCGTCCTCGTCGGCGAATGGCCGTCCTGGTCGGTCGCCGTCGTGCCCGCGCTCTCGGCGCTCGTCGCCCTGGCGGCCGGGCTGGCGGTCTTCCAGCGCCTCTCCGGCGAGATGGTGGACGAGATCTGA
- a CDS encoding ABC transporter ATP-binding protein, with protein MIRVDNLGKCYKRYPSHWSRLAEWASGGRPARHQARWALRGISFAVGAGEALGIVGANGAGKSTLLKILTGTTLPSEGAFQLDGRVAALLELGTGFHPDFTGAQNALIGCQMQGLSTADAERCLPHVADFAELADHMDEPLRSYSTGMQMRLAFSVATAVRPEVLIVDEALSVGDIYFQHKSMQRIRDFRAAGTTLLFVSHDPTAVRTLCDRALLLEHGRVLHSGAPDAVLDFYNARVAQREADAAIVQQPAAGGRVATRSGSRGAEITAVTIAAEDGTPRTAFAIAEPAVLRCAIRFAEPVARPTVGFVIRDRLGNDIFGTNSFHLAVFPADLAAGEILECDFRLVLNLGAGTYSVSAAVHTGETHLERNLDWWDQALVFEVTPSASRRFVGAALLPVALTVRRHLP; from the coding sequence ATGATCCGCGTCGACAACCTCGGTAAGTGCTACAAGCGCTATCCCAGCCACTGGTCCCGGCTGGCGGAGTGGGCGAGCGGCGGCCGCCCGGCGCGCCACCAGGCCCGCTGGGCCCTGCGCGGCATCAGCTTCGCGGTCGGCGCCGGCGAGGCGCTGGGCATCGTCGGCGCCAACGGCGCCGGCAAGAGCACGCTGCTCAAGATCCTCACCGGCACGACGCTGCCCAGCGAGGGCGCCTTCCAGCTCGACGGCCGGGTCGCGGCGCTGCTCGAGCTCGGGACGGGCTTCCACCCCGACTTCACCGGCGCGCAGAACGCCCTCATCGGCTGCCAGATGCAGGGCCTCAGCACCGCCGACGCCGAGCGCTGCCTGCCGCACGTCGCCGACTTCGCCGAGCTCGCCGACCACATGGACGAGCCGCTGCGCAGCTACTCCACCGGCATGCAGATGCGCCTCGCGTTCAGCGTCGCCACCGCCGTGCGCCCGGAGGTGCTGATCGTCGACGAGGCGCTGTCGGTCGGCGACATCTACTTCCAGCACAAGAGCATGCAGCGCATCCGCGACTTTCGCGCCGCCGGCACGACGCTGCTCTTCGTCTCGCACGATCCGACCGCGGTCCGCACCCTGTGCGACCGCGCCCTGCTGCTCGAGCACGGCCGGGTCCTGCACAGCGGCGCGCCCGACGCCGTGCTCGACTTCTACAATGCCCGCGTCGCCCAGCGCGAAGCGGACGCCGCCATCGTCCAGCAGCCCGCCGCCGGCGGCCGGGTCGCCACGCGCTCCGGCAGCCGCGGCGCCGAGATCACCGCCGTCACCATCGCCGCCGAGGACGGCACGCCGCGCACGGCATTCGCCATCGCCGAGCCCGCCGTCCTGCGCTGCGCGATCCGCTTCGCCGAGCCGGTGGCGCGGCCGACCGTCGGCTTCGTCATCCGCGACCGCCTCGGCAACGACATCTTCGGCACCAATTCGTTCCACCTAGCGGTGTTCCCGGCCGACCTGGCGGCGGGCGAGATCCTCGAATGCGACTTCCGCCTGGTGCTGAACCTGGGCGCCGGCACCTATTCGGTGAGCGCCGCGGTCCACACCGGAGAGACGCACCTCGAGCGGAACCTCGACTGGTGGGATCAGGCGCTCGTGTTCGAGGTGACGCCGAGCGCCAGCCGGCGCTTCGTCGGCGCGGCGTTGCTGCCGGTCGCGCTGACCGTCCGCCGCCACCTGCCTTGA
- a CDS encoding methyltransferase domain-containing protein, translated as MPPEPPIDAEELMARVRAALATGGAGEDPGEPVVLAPNFHQEQLLLDQAQRIADVGTAIPPFGALPRVLRPLARLVTWALYRVLQVVTVDQRVFNNLLLTSARMHSLGLAQGEAGLGDRLRRGEQRAAALERQLAALETAVAAHGEALVAMERRIETVADAEAARTALRQWIDTEAPALRRAVAAAQASLAADERRLLRLAAAQSAGGAALDAAVRDEAAHALDALYVAFEDRFRGHPADISERLRVYLPDVRAVIASADDSVLDLGCGRGEWLALLREAGIRGRGVDDNRLLVAHCRDAGLDVVEADAVAHLAAAAEASAAVVTAFHLIEHLPYGQLVALFDHAARVLRPGGLLIVETPNPDNMLVASSDFHLDPTHRRPLPSPLVRFLAEARGFRDVAVRPLHPAPEYARFPETSELATRLNAHFHGPRDYAVLAYRA; from the coding sequence ATGCCGCCCGAGCCGCCGATCGACGCCGAGGAGCTGATGGCGCGGGTGCGCGCCGCGCTGGCGACCGGCGGCGCGGGCGAGGACCCGGGAGAGCCCGTGGTGCTGGCGCCGAACTTCCACCAGGAACAGTTGCTGCTCGACCAGGCGCAACGGATCGCCGACGTCGGCACCGCGATCCCGCCCTTCGGCGCCCTGCCGCGCGTCCTGCGGCCGCTGGCGCGGCTCGTCACCTGGGCGCTCTACCGCGTGCTGCAGGTCGTCACCGTCGATCAGCGGGTGTTCAACAACCTCCTCCTCACCAGCGCGCGCATGCACAGCCTCGGGCTGGCGCAGGGCGAGGCCGGGCTCGGCGACCGGCTGCGCCGCGGCGAGCAGCGCGCGGCGGCGCTCGAGCGCCAGCTCGCGGCGCTCGAGACGGCGGTGGCGGCGCACGGCGAGGCGCTCGTCGCGATGGAGCGCCGCATCGAGACGGTCGCCGACGCGGAAGCGGCCCGCACCGCCCTGCGGCAGTGGATCGACACCGAGGCCCCGGCGCTGCGCCGGGCGGTCGCCGCCGCGCAGGCGAGCCTCGCCGCCGACGAGCGGCGGCTGCTGCGCCTGGCCGCCGCGCAGAGCGCAGGCGGCGCGGCGCTCGACGCGGCGGTGCGCGACGAGGCGGCGCACGCGCTCGACGCGCTGTACGTCGCCTTCGAGGACCGCTTCCGCGGCCATCCCGCGGACATCAGCGAGCGTCTGCGCGTCTACCTGCCCGACGTCCGCGCCGTCATCGCGTCCGCGGACGACTCCGTCCTCGATCTCGGCTGCGGGCGCGGCGAGTGGCTGGCGCTGCTGCGCGAGGCCGGCATCCGGGGGCGCGGCGTCGACGACAACCGACTGCTCGTCGCGCACTGCCGCGACGCCGGGCTCGACGTCGTGGAGGCCGATGCGGTCGCCCATCTGGCCGCCGCGGCCGAGGCGAGCGCCGCCGTCGTCACCGCCTTTCACCTGATCGAGCACCTGCCCTACGGGCAGCTCGTGGCGCTGTTCGACCACGCGGCGCGCGTCCTCCGCCCGGGCGGCCTGCTGATCGTCGAAACCCCGAACCCGGACAACATGCTCGTCGCCAGCAGCGACTTCCATCTCGATCCGACCCATCGCCGGCCGCTGCCGAGCCCGTTGGTGCGCTTCCTCGCCGAGGCGCGCGGCTTCCGCGACGTCGCGGTGCGGCCGCTGCACCCGGCGCCGGAGTACGCGCGCTTCCCCGAAACCTCGGAGCTGGCGACCCGCCTCAACGCCCATTTCCACGGTCCGCGCGACTACGCGGTGCTCGCCTACCGCGCATGA